A region of Tigriopus californicus strain San Diego chromosome 7, Tcal_SD_v2.1, whole genome shotgun sequence DNA encodes the following proteins:
- the LOC131882953 gene encoding stalled ribosome sensor GCN1-like: MVTEHPPTSPHADSTAGPPGQPETPLEPVDAMARLKKLVQHLGQGQSRRERQAAFESVLAAWQRPDVVASVPENAVKALSRILPTVITRYSDSVSRHWSLNLARVLMRSHPEVAGPAMLTTLSELTGPWATLTPSTGGAKTALFALKWLETIHRGSPSGYLATDGGRQLLALESGLFVIILGSGCQRLAQSARHTLESTWQGVPLLEKDLESALTSAELSLGLLVLGSHALGWLHARQSGAVVRLKPRLLEALVKLVVSVKIKAHPKIVQNISPLLKLTTHEEFQGTLLPAMQKAMLRSPEIVLESVGYILLGLNIDLSQYVKELQKPFGTNLHAKDDDTRKDAAFATQCLAQGITDADALSTLLQTLFAVLGGSEGKLTVNSQKVSLLETAGGLSKNGVSTGNIQRPYLIAVESLTKVLETEVHDGTLIVTLENLALWLTRYPVEVPMPFFNWFPKGLELKSSTTGVRCSYLHTLSQGLQQQNSSASNVSALKPILMKVIKGAAKQPAQTNLLAEGIQAANCLIKILSGASESPETEEFWKLLLDHDKLLFTNDRFLLSANADVLHNLADVAQIVLSEKVMEMEGKEIPWIRALALAMMTNSGVARRHAQSKCRKLFAGLGGDKLASGLLNQITSWLEIVPVNSSSAKDGAEGTSSFKPKSIIECLTSIVGGCDLKAEPNKALDVAQSLLLPAHHPGVFELFPGLWVHLVPKLHLTPAQCVKDFQALLDLFSVHYLDGKNVESVQNMFTSLIKACPDQIVPDLVKTFGLKVKNPDLSISVEHLEIFKTPEGELFDQRIMESILADNDTKNVKRENKAYSYKEQLEEIALRKEIEEKRKREGTYVAPKLTSKQKDTLKTHLDKEAEIRKEVHVLKESVDYIMCIMKTCVSSNPKAFAGFISPLLASLFVAFKSPIIAADACEVLLALRRGVFESEDETLAQVIVALTIQIKNPSCPLPNSLASENVAVSARAVTAQIGESTVLSLAVEEDNACPFTCPAFAFAFPLMEYAIKKNMADEEFVAKGCAIMSEHAELRGVGDEASPCEPDDLHPKYLPRCGMLKLLLEIIASGADGRTQQVAVQCLIEVAQCASGKPGCAQPTSEEIQILLGALQMEQEAARDSGLRGLRAIVTAFPSNHDRLYSDILKRVWIARFDPVTENVQLADELWEVANFTIHSDLSAQVIENITHPVSCVRSSASEALAKLMEKGESDAAVIVTMLLDTYQDKLEMSPPIVDEFGRIVQKPVDHWEPRSGIAIALTRIAPFFDVSIVKNLINFLIPDALGDRNEKVRSDMLSAAKKTIELHGKDSVDHLLPVFEDFLKKAPSSEQYDDVRQAVVILMGLLAKHLEPTDPKVKPIVSHLILALKTPSQQVQMSVAECLPPLVPAIKEKAPECITNLINTLLREDVSYGERKGAAYGIAGLVKGLGILSLKQLEIMNKLTEAIQNKKSSSHREGALFAIEMLCTMLGRFFEPYIVHILKHLLVCFGDSVDHVRRAADDTAKAVMRNLSPHGVKLVLPSLLDALQEDKWRTKAGSVELLGAMAYCAPKQLSSCLPQIVPRLIEVLSDSHNLVTKSGVQALKQIGSVIRNPEIQAIVPILLRALQDPAKKTGPCLQTLLNTKFVHFIDAPSLALIMPVVQRAFQDRSTETRKMAAQIIGNMYSLTDQKDLSPYLPGIIPGLKNSLLDPVPEVRAVSARALGAMVKGMGESSFDELLPWLMSTLTSETSSVDRSGAAQGLSEVVGGLGKEKMEDLMPDIIATAARIDIAPHVKDGYIMMFIYMPTVFPEAFTQYIGEIISPILKALADENEFVRETAYKAGQRIVNLYADSAVTLLLPQLEEGLHDDNWRIRYSSVQLLGDLLYKISGVSGKMSTETAGDDDNFGTEQSQKIINEILGPERRNRVLAGLYMGRSDVALMVRQASLHVWKVIVSTTPKTLREILPTLFNLLLDSLASNSYDKRQIAARTLGDLVKKLGERVLPEIIPILERNLDSEEPGKRQGVCVGLSEIMVSTSREMVLTFVDSLVPTVRKALCDDLPEVREAAAKTFDSLHNTVGNRALDDILPPMLEQFDDPELHDNTLDGLRQVMAIKSRAVLPYLVPQLIAVPVNTKALANLAPVAGEALHRHLSRILPALLRSMAQNYGTLHEQREQDYAQIVILSISDEDSDLGVSIIMEELLGGCKSTDLSLKRSAATLMHAFCSETKVDYSQYVPQLIRALILLFTEDDSVVLNQAWLALSAVVKTLDVNEQTKHVADVRQAVRFALMDNKNKPTLAGFCLPKGIQPVLPIFRESILNGSPELKEQASMGLGEVIVVTSPEALKPSVVHITGPLIRILGDRFSAAVKVAVLDTLASLLDKAKDLLKPFFPQLQTTFMKALNDANRSVRLKAGIALSFLITIHMRPDPIFNELQNGVKNADDASLRDTYIQALRGCIEPAGERMSPPIRKGILQLLNSMLAQPEDVTRTCASGCLGAFCRWLPNDELQSVVEDNLLKDDSSLDWTLRHGRSILLYVTLKVAPDRVYTEANAPKMIKVILSYLSADRIPIAENAVRAIGYLFHFCLKSGQPIPTDLISPFCRAMNHASNDVKQLVPNVADFLAKAHPEILPKDILKPLLPTLVNGTKEKNSAVRSSSESALVSVMKMRKSNAGKAKCLEVLDSGAQVSLNEVIGKVLGKVASQPEGKEEVIDATILC, from the exons ATGGTAACTGAACATCCGCCCACCTCGCCCCATGCGGATTCCACGGCAGGGCCGCCGGGTCAACCTGAAACGCCGCTTGAGCCCGTGGACGCCATGGCTCGTTTAAAGAAGCTGGTCCAACATCTGGGCCAAGGCCAGTCTCGACGTGAGCGTCAAGCGGCCTTTGAATCGGTCTTGGCGGCTTGGCAACGCCCTGATGTGGTGGCCAGCGTGCCCGAAAACGCCGTTAAGGCCCTGAGCCG GATCCTACCAACGGTGATAACGCGTTACTCTGATTCAGTTTCACGGCATTGGTCACTGAACCTGGCCCGTGTGCTGATGCGCTCGCACCCGGAAGTGGCGGGTCCGGCCATGTTGACCACCTTGAGCGAACTCACCGGACCGTGGGCCACCCTTACGCCCTCAACTGGTGGCGCCAAAACTGCGCTCTTTGCCCTGAAATGGCTAGAAACCATTCACCGGGGATCCCC ATCCGGATATTTGGCCACTGACGGCGGTCGTCAACTCTTAGCGCTCGAGAGCGGGTTATTTGTCATTATTTTAGGCTCGGGTTGTCAGCGGTTGGCTCAATCTGCCCGGCACACCCTCGAGTCAACTTGGCAAGGCGTTCCATTGCTCGAAAAGGACCTGGAATCCGCGTTGACGTCCGCTGAGCTCTCGCTCGGCCTTTTAGTTTTGGGCTCGCATGCCCTCGGTTGGCTCCACGCACGTCAATCGGGCGCAGTGGTCCGTCTTAAGCCTCGGTTGCTTGAAGCCTTGGTCAAATTGGTGGTGAGCGTCAAAATCAAAGCTCATCCCAAAATAGTGCAG AATATCTCCCCGCTGTTGAAACTGACGACTCATGAAGAATTTCAAGGCACCTTGTTGCCCGCCATGCAAAAAGCTATGTTGAGAAGTCCCGAAATCGTCCTCGAGTCGGTCGGTTACATTCTCTTAGGCCTCAATATTGATTTGAGCCAATACGTGAAGGAG CTACAAAAACCCTTTGGTACCAATCTTCACGCCAAAGATGACGACACGCGGAAAGATGCCGCTTTTGCTACCCAATGCCTCGCCCAAGGAATCACGGACGCGGACGCTCTGAGTACATTGCTCCAAACCTTATTTGCCGTTCTGGGTGGATCCGAAGGGAAACTGACCGTGAACTCGCAAAAAGTCAGTTTGTTGGAAACAGCTGGAGGTTTATCGAAGAATGGCGTGTCCACTGGAAATATTCAACGCCCTTATCTAATTGCCGTGGAATCTTTGACTAAG GTTCTAGAAACTGAGGTTCATGATGGCACATTGATCGTTACTTTGGAAAATCTTGCCTTATGGTTGACAAGATATCCGGTCGAGGTGCCGATGCCGTTCTTCAACTGGTTTCCCAAAGGTCTGGAGCTCAAATCATCGACCACAGGCGTTCGATGTTCTTACTTGCACACCCTAAGTCAAGGGCTCCAACAACAGAATTCGAGCGCCTCCAATGTGAGCGCTCTCAAACCAATCCTCATGAAAGTGATCAAAGGGGCTGCAAAACAACCCGCACAGACCAACCTCTTGGCCGAAGGCATCCAAGCTGCCAATTGTTTGATCAAGATTTTGAGTGGGGCCAGTGAGTCGCCTGAAACTGAAGAGTTCTGGAAGTTGCTGCTCGATCATGATAAGCTCTTGTTCACCAATGACCGCTTCCTCCTTTCCGCCAATGCAGATGTGTTGCACAACTTAGCCGATGTAGCTCAGATTGTCCTCTCCGAGAAGGTCATGGAGATGGAGGGCAAGGAGATCCCGTGGATCCGAGCCCTAGCCTTGGCCATGATGACTAACTCCGGAGTGGCTAGACGTCACGCTCAGAGCAAATGCCGGAAGCTCTTTGCCGGTTTGGGTGGAGATAAATTGGCCTCGGGACTTCTAAATCAAATCACAAGTTGGCTGGAAATCGTGCCGGTCAATAGCTCCAGCGCCAAAGACGGCGCAGAAGGTACATCCAGCTTCAAACCTAAGTCAATCATTGAGTGCTTGACGTCCATCGTTGGTGGTTGTGACCTGAAAGCCGAGCCGAATAAGGCGCTCGACGTGGCCCAAAGTCTATTGCTACCCGCTCATCATCCGGGTGTGTTTGAATTGTTCCCGGGTTTATGGGTTCATCTTGTGCCAAAATTGCATTTGACCCCAGCCCAATGTGTCAAGGATTTCCAAGCGCTCTTGGACTTGTTCTCGGTTCACTACTTAGACGGGAAGAACGTGGAATCGGTCCAGAACATGTTCACCTCGCTCATCAAGGCTTGTCCCGACCAAATTGTTCCCGACTTGGTGAAAACGTTCGGACTCAAAGTTAAGAACCCGGATTTGTCCATTTCTGTTGAACATTTGGAGATCTTCAAGACCCCGGAAGGTGAACTCTTTGATCAGAGAATTATGGAAAGCATCTTGGCTGATAACGACACAAAGAACGTGAAACGGGAAAACAAGGCCTATTCATACAAGGAGCAACTCGAGGAAATAGCATTGcgcaaagaaattgaagagaaGCGCAAACGTGAAGGAACCTACGTGGCCCCCAAATTGACCTCGAAGCAAAAGGACACTTTGAAGACCCACTTGGACAAAGAGGCCGAGATTCGGAAAGAAGTGCATGTCCTCAAGGAATCGGTGGATTACATCATGTGCATCATGAAGACATGCGTTTCCAGCAATCCCAAGGCTTTTGCAGGGTTCATTTCGCCTCTTCTGGCTTCGCTTTTTGTTGCGTTCAAATCGCCTATTATCGCAGCTGATGCTTGTGAAGTTCTTCTGGCCTTGCGCCGAGGCGTGTTCGAATCTGAAGATGAGACCCTAGCCCAAGTGATAGTGGCCTTGACCATTCAGATCAAGAATCCGAGTTGTCCTCTGCCCAATAGTTTGGCCTCCGAGAACGTGGCCGTGTCGGCCCGAGCCGTTACGGCCCAAATTGGCGAGTCCACGGTCCTTTCTCTGGCTGTGGAAGAAGACAATGCGTGCCCTTTCACGTGTCCGGCCTTTGCGTTCGCTTTTCCCCTCATGGAATATGCCATCAAGAAGAATATGGCCGATGAGGAGTTTGTTGCCAAAGGATGTGCTATCATGTCTGAACACGCTGAACTTCGAGGCGTTGGTGATGAAGCTTCCCCTTGTGAACCAGACGATCTTCATCCGAAATATTTGCCTCGATGCGGAATGTTGAAACTATTGTTGGAAATCATCGCTTCGGGGGCTGACGGCCGAACCCAGCAAGTGGCGGTACAATGTCTGATCGAAGTGGCTCAATGTGCTTCCGGCAAACCAGGTTGCGCCCAACCCACAAGTGAGGagattcaaatcttgttaGGAGCtcttcaaatggaacaagaagcGGCCCGAGATTCCGGTCTGCGAGGATTACGAGCCATTGTAACTGCATTTCCTTCCAACCACGACAGGTTGTACTCAGACATTTTGAAACGCGTATGGATCGCTCGATTTGATCCAGTAACCGAAAATGTTCAATTGGCCGATGAGTTGTGGGAGGTGGCGAATTTCACGATTCACTCGGATCTTTCGGCTCAAGTAATCGAGAACATTACCCACCCGGTGAGTTGTGTTCGCTCTTCTGCGTCCGAAGCTTTGGCCAAACTCATGGAGAAGGGTGAGAGCGACGCTGCGGTTATTGTAACTATGTTGCTTGATACCTACCAAGACAAGCTCGAGATGTCACCTCCGATTGTGGACGAGTTTGGGAGGATTGTGCAAAAGCCTGTGGACCATTGGGAACCCCGCAGTGGTATTGCCATTGCCCTGACCCGAATTGCACCATTTTTTGACGTGAGCATTGTGAAAAATCTGATCAACTTCTTAATTCCGGATGCTCTGGGTGATAGAAACGAGAAAGTTCGTTCCGACATGTTGAGTGCGGCCAAGAAGACCATTGAGCTCCACGGCAAGGACTCCGTGGATCATCTTTTGCCTGTGTTCgaagactttttgaaaaaggcccCCTCTTCCGAGCAATATGATGACGTGAGACAAGCTGTGGTCATTCTCATGGGTCTTTtggcaaaacatttggaaCCCACCGACCCCAAAGTTAAGCCCATCGTCAGCCATTTGATTTTGGCCCTGAAAACACCCTCGCAGCAAGTTCAAATGTCTGTGGCCGAATGCTTACCTCCGTTGGTCCCCGCCATCAAGGAAAAAGCTCCTGAGTGCATCACCAATCTgataaacactctcctccgAGAAGACGTGTCTTATGGCGAGCGAAAAGGTGCCGCCTACGGAATTGCCGGTCTCGTCAAAGGCTTAGGCATTCTATCTTTAAAACAACTTGAGATAATGAATAAACTCACCGAGGCCAtacaaaacaagaaaagctCCTCTCACCGCGAGGGAGCCTTGTTTGCCATCGAGATGTTGTGCACCATGCTTGGACGCTTCTTCGAGCCTTATATCGTCCACATCCTGAAGCATCTCCTGGTTTGCTTTGGCGACTCCGTGGACCATGTTCGACGCGCTGCCGATGACACGGCCAAAGCCGTGATGAGAAATTTGTCGCCTCATGGTGTCAAGCTCGTACTACCCTCCTTATTGGACGCTTTGCAAGAGGACAAATGGCGGACCAAAGCCGGTTCAGTCGAATTACTGGGTGCCATGGCGTATTGTGCTCCTAAGCAGTTGTCCTCGTGCCTGCCTCAGATTGTCCCCAGATTGATTGAAGTGCTGAGTGACTCGCACAATTTAGTCACGAAATCCGGCGTCCAAGCTCTGAAGCAAATCGGATCGGTAATCCGAAATCCTGAGATTCAAGCTATTGTGCCCATCCTGCTGAGGGCCCTACAGGATCCAGCCAAGAAGACTGGACCTTGCTTGCAGACATTGCTGAATACGAAATTCGTGCACTTCATTGATGCCCCGTCCTTGGCTTTAATCATGCCCGTGGTGCAAAGAGCCTTTCAAGATCGATCCACTGAGACAAGAAAGATGGCTGCTCAAATCATCGGAAACATGTACTCGCTAACAGATCAAAAGGATCTGAGTCCTTACCTCCCAGGCATCATTCCTGGTCTTAAGAACTCATTGCTCGATCCTGTGCCTGAAGTGCGTGCAGTCTCTGCCCGGGCTTTGGGCGCCATGGTCAAAGGTATGGGCGAAAGTAGCTTCGATGAACTGCTACCGTGGCTCATGTCCACATTGACGAGTGAGACCTCAAGTGTGGATCGTTCTGGAGCTGCTCAGGGTCTATCAGAAGTGGTGGGTGGGCTAGGAAAAGAGAAGATGGAGGATTTGATGCCTGACATCATTGCCACTGCGGCTCGAATCGATATCGCTCCTCACGTAAAGGATGGATATATTATGATGTTCATCTACATGCCCACTGTTTTTCCCGAAGCCTTTACGCAGTATATCGGAGAG ATCATCAGTCCGATTTTGAAGGCCCTTGCCGATGAAAACGAGTTCGTGCGCGAAACGGCTTATAAGGCTGGACAGCGCATCGTCAACTTGTATGCTGATTCGGCCGTGACGCTGCTCTTGCCTCAACTTGAAGAGGGTCTTCACGATGATAACTGGAGAATTCGGTATTCCTCCGTTCAACTTCTAG GCGACCTTTTGTACAAGATTTCTGGAGTGTCTGGTAAGATGAGCACCGAAACGGCCGGAGACGATGACAATTTCGGAACCGAGCAATCCCAGAAAATCATCAACGAAATTCTGGGCCCAGAAAGAAGGAATCGTGTTCTGGCGGGCTTGTACATGGGGCGTTCGGATGTGGCTCTCATGGTTCGGCAAGCCTCCCTTCATGTCTGGAAGGTCATTGTAAGCACCACGCCCAAAACACTGCGAGAGATCCTGCCCACATTGTTCAACTTACTCTTGGACTCGTTGGCCAGCAACTCATATGATAAGAGACAGATTGCTGCCCGAACCTTGGGTGATCTGGTCAAGAAGCTGGGCGAGAGAGTTCTACCCGAGATTATACCCATACTTGAGAGGAACTTGGATTCTGAAGAACCTGGCAAACGACAAGGTGTTTGTGTCGGACTTTCAGAGATCATGGTATCCACCTCCAGAGAGATGGTGCTAACGTTTGTAGATAGTCTTGTCCCGACCGTGCGAAAGGCACTCTGTGACGACCTCCCGGAAGTTCGTGAGGCTGCTGCCAAAACGTTCGACAGCCTCCACAACACTGTCGGAAATCGAGCCTTGGATGATATTCTGCCTCCGATGCTTGAGCAATTTGACGACCCTGAACTCCATGACAACACTTTAGACGGCTTGAGACAAGTGATGGCCATCAAATCTCGGGCGGTTCTCCCCTATCTTGTGCCCCAACTCATTGCTGTGCCAGTTAACACCAAGGCATTGGCAAACTTAGCCCCTGTGGCCGGAGAAGCTCTTCATCGTCACCTTTCCCGGATTCTGCCCGCCTTACTTCGTTCAATGGCGCAGAATTATGGGACTCTCCATGAACAGAGGGAGCAAGATTACGCCCAAATCGTGATTCTGTCTATTTCCGACGAAGATTCCGATTTGGGGGTAAGCATAATTATGGAGGAGCTTCTAGGTGGCTGCAAGTCCACGGATCTGTCTCTCAAGCGCAGTGCGGCCACTCTTATGCACGCCTTCTGCAGTGAAACCAAGGTGGACTATTCACAATACGTGCCTCAGCTGATTCGAGCCTTGATCCTTTTGTTCACAGAAGACGATTCAGTGGTTCTCAATCAAGCTTGGCTGGCCCTCTCGGCCGTGGTCAAGACTTTGGATGTCAATGAGCAGACGAAGCATGTGGCTGACGTTCGACAAGCGGTTCGATTTGCTCTCATGGATAACAAAAACAAGCCCACTTTGGCTGGATTCTGTCTCCCCAAGGGAATCCAACCCGTCCTACCGATTTTTAGGGAATCCATCCTCAACGGCTCTCCGGAGCTTAAAGAGCAAGCTTCTATGGGATTGGGTGAAGTGATTGTAGTGACCAGTCCCGAGGCCTTGAAGCCTTCTGTGGTTCACATTACAGGTCCTTTGATCCGTATCTTAGGCGATCGATTCAGTGCTGCGGTGAAAGTGGCCGTTTTGGATACCCTGGCTTCCTTACTGGATAAGGCCAAAGATCTCTTGAAGCCCTTTTTCCCACAACTTCAGACCACATTTATGAAAGCCTTGAATGATGCCAACCGGTCCGTGAGACTCAAAGCAGGCATTGCCCTGAGCTTCCTGATCACCATTCATATGCGACCCGATCCCATCTTCAACGAACTTCAAAACGGAGTCAAGAACGCAGATGATGCCTCCTTACGGGATACTTACATTCAGGCTCTTCGAGGTTGCATTGAACCCGCGGGCGAGAGGATGAGCCCTCCCATTCGCAAAGGTATCCTGCAACTCCTCAACTCTATGTTGGCTCAACCCGAGGATGTCACACGCACTTGTGCGTCCGGTTGTCTGGGAGCCTTCTGTCGTTGGTTGCCCAACGATGAGCTTCAAAGTGTGGTGGAGGACAATCTTCTAAAGGACGATTCCTCCCTGGATTGGACCCTTCGCCATGGTCGGTCTATTCTTCTGTATGTTACCCTGAAAGTAGCGCCGGATCGGGTTTATACCGAGGCCAATGCTCCCAAAATGATAAAGGTGATCCTGAGTTACTTGTCCGCTGATCGGATTCCCATCGCCGAGAATGCCGTCCGTGCCATTGGGTATTTGTTTCACTTTTGTCTCAAGTCTGGACAGCCGATTCCTACCGACCTGATCTCGCCCTTCTGTCGAGCCATGAACCATGCCAGCAATGATGTGAAACAACTCGTGCCCAATGTCGCCGATTTTCTGGCCAAGGCTCATCCTGAGATTTTGCCCAAGGATATCTTGAAGCCTTTGCTCCCCACTTTAGTGAACGGaaccaaagaaaagaactCGGCAGTTCGATCGTCGAGTGAGAGCGCATTAGTGTCAGTCATGAAAATGAGGAAGAGCAATGCAGGAAAGGCCAAGTGTTTGGAGGTTCTCGATTCGGGTGCACAAGTTTCATTGAATGAAGTCATCGGAAAAGTGTTGGGCAAAGTTGCCAGTCAACCTGAGGGCAAGGAGGAGGTTATTGACGCCACCATCTTGTGTTGA